From the genome of Astyanax mexicanus isolate ESR-SI-001 chromosome 3, AstMex3_surface, whole genome shotgun sequence:
cactctgtatctgtctgtaGATAAGTTCTGCATATATTATATGAATTATATTTCTCAAACACCTTATTTCCTTCTCTATTTTCCATAAAATTATCGCTTGCTACAGTCTATTGTAGTAGTACTTGAGTCAGGTCTCGGTCTCGAGACCAAAAATGAGCGGTCTCAGTCTTGTCTCTGTCTCGGGGTAAGGTGGACTCGGACACTGGACGAGCACAAGGAGAAGAGAGTGCAAACTAGCGAGATAACAAATGTTCGCAGGGCGAGCTAACCACAGCAATGAGCTAACTTAAAGGCTGATGACCTGGAGGAAGCTGGCCTTCTGCAGGGCAGGAGGCTAGTAGCCTGATAAAAGCTGGCTTCTGCAGAGCCAGAGGCTGGTAGTCTGATGGAGACTAGGATCAGTAGAGCTGGAGGCTGGTGGCCTGGTGAAAGCTGGCTTCTAGAGGCTGATAGTCTGGTGGAAGCTAGAATCAATAGAGCTGAAGGCTGGTGGCCTGGTGGTAGCCCAGGCTTCAAACAGTCCAGTAGCAAGCTAGGCCTCAAACATGTCTCAAACAACCAATTCAAAATGTTTCCTTAAAATAAGTCCCAGATATATCAGAGTTTGGAaatcaggaagaaaaaaaaaaacagaaaaaagaaaaaacatgaagaGTATCCCATGTTCAACCATATCTATGTCCCCTAGACAACTTAAAACATAAGACATTCACAGACCTCACAAACAAGGAGAACAAACAGCTGCCATCTTGGTTTTTTGCTACTGTTAGCAACATGCTAGCTAACAGTAGCAACAAGCTAACTAAAATTCtattgttactggggagagaactaaggctagcgacaagctagctaatcttagtgacgaGCTTGCTAAAATACACAGAAACGTTTCAAAACGGACATGCACTACACatcccatacctgcactactgctacacTCGCATTGCATTACTAACTTTAACTCCGTATAAACTGTGAATTTTAAGAActtatgcactcattcactttaccagccttaagctattataccatatttgcactactactactgttttATACGGGTTATATTTATACCTGTACTGTCATCACATCTTAatcaccccccatcactattgcactattgtcttctgtctcatgtatgtctactgtgtccttgttgtattgtacatagtgtctccaatttttttatattatatatctattttctgtacttgctgtcatttttaggaaggagagtaacataatttctattctttgtatgtcctgtacatatgcactattgacaataaaactacttgaacttgaacttgatactaatgctaccagggagagaaaaacctttagtgaagagctagctaaccttagccataagctagctaaaatagtaATACTCcaagggagagaactaccattagtgacaaactagctaacattagctaagagctagctaaaatactaatgctaccagaAAGAGAAATAcgtttagtgatgagctagctaaccttagccttaagctagctaaaatagtaATGCTcccagggagagaactaccattagtgacaaactagctaacattagcgaagaGCTggataaaatactaatgctaccgggactacttaaagtcttggtcttgactcggctCTGGCTGTCTTGACAATAAGTGTCTATAATAAGTGTCCACAGAATGATACAGGACTGTAgtgctgtatctgtttttctgcatactttattatcttcttttcaccctgttcttcaatggtcaggaccccacaggaccaccatagAACAGGTATTATTTGGattgtgggtcattctcagcactgcagtgacactgacatggtggtggtgtgttagtgtgtgttgcaatgatatgagtttttaaacactgtgttcaatcactctattagacacttctgcTAAGCTGTTCCATGTTGTAGATATAAAATCAAatacagaagctcatctgttgctgcattgATACTGTTGTTCATCCTCTAGTCCAGTGGTTTTCACACATTTTAGACCACATACCACTCACCAATGTAGTACTACCTACAAGCCATTTCCCAGAAACATATGTACAAAAAACATGCACACAATAAGCTACACATTTAATCCACACATACAatagtgtgaaaaagtatttgcccccttacacaTTTTGTCGTACTTCCATTTttcaaaatattaaacaaaatatagcatcaaacaaatataaccccccccccccccgtaacTTTTTTGtgataaatcacatttttagTTCAATTTCACAAAGCACAACcaagcctgattactgccagacccataaaatcaagaaatcacttaaacagaacctgtctgacaacataaagcagctaaaatatctcaaaaagcaataCTCCATgtcccaatctgaagaaattcaaaaacagatgagaaaacaaagtcatggACATCTTCCCAGGACTGACCGActgaccaaaattattccaaaagggcatggacaactcatccaggaggtcacaaaagaacccaagaTGATGTAGCATGATCTTACACAGGATGTTTActctcgaaaaccctccaatatggCTAAATTAAAACAAACCTGCAAAGAAGAGTTGGCCAAAATTCCTTCTCAGAGATGTGAATGACTCATTGCCAATTATCTGTAAAGCTTGAATGCAGTTGCCACCAAGGATGGCATaatcaagttattaggtttaggggcaatcactttttcacacagggctagattggtttggatagtttttttcctttaataaataaaattatcatgtaagaagtgctttttatgtttactcataatatctttgtctgatattaaggtttgtttgataatcacaaaaatatcagtatgacaaaaaaacaaaaacataagaaatccattgggggcaaatactttttcacaccactgtgcaTGCTATATTTTTTACCAATTGTCACCTTTTGTTTGGAGCTTGCCCACTTTTGCAATTTGTAAGTTAGTATGGGAGTTaagttatttgattatttttttggttaatacagtattcctaCTGAGATATCTCAGAAGTGTCTAGACATAGTGCCAAATAGTAAACTACAGTGTTTACCACCTTTATTTAGCTACTAATTGTAATTTGGAAACTGTTATGAACTGTTGGTGACTGTTGGTTGATAGAGCATATCTTGTGGCGTTGCACAGGGCTAATGAAACTGatctgtagttctgagagtaaaGGCCTGATGTGTAGCTTACATACAGGCTATAACAGGAAAAGCACTAAACATAAGAAAACatgtaatgttaggaaaattacaggTAGAAACTTAATAGATTTCAGTCACCATATCAATGTAACTGCAGTGATGAGAATGACTcactacccaaataatacctgctctgtggttgGCCAGAGGGGACcagaccactgaagaacagggtgaaaggaggctAACAAAGTATGCAGGAAACAGAAAACCAACCAAACAGAAAAATGaaccatttaaatgcttaaatggTTCATTTTCTGAATAAATTGTTCTGCACGTCTACAGGTATAGATTCAGTACTAGTTAAGATAATTTTTAACATTTGAGCTTTATGTGTCTTTAGCGAACTTTCTAAATAGTCACAAGAATTGACATagtgattttactttacttaaatcTGAATTTCAATTACTCCACTAGACAGATTTTCTTCCTATTACAATTCCCATTCCCCCCAAATGCTGAACATATATGTACTATTTACTGCCTTAACCCTTTATCATACATATTTGTAGATACAAGTTTCTTGGCAGGCCCATTTGTTTCATATGCCTGACTGTAGCCTCACTGTGATGGCTTCTTATAAACATTTACCACATGAAGagatacacagtaaaaaaaaaaaaaaaacatatgaaagcCACTCAAACCATAGTCTTGCTGTGCTGACTCATAAGAAACATCAGATCGTGTAAAGATAGTGAGAAGTGAGTGCAAAAACAAAGCTATTtagaacatgcaaaaaaaatccacattgttCAGCTGTCTCATGATAGTTGCTTAGCTCTTTATTAAAGTGATTGCTTGCCAGACAGTAACTTTATAGGTTTTTGTATAATAAATTACCTGTGACATTAATCTACATAAACTATAAATAGAATACAAAGGAGGTCAAAgcatttccatttttgcattaaaataataacactaacagtaatttcagttaaatatatgatATAGCAGAGGAACATAGTGATATTTGAGAATGAGATGAGAATTTATAGGAGAAGTTCAtaggatttatagaaagtgtgcaataattatttaaacaatgtaaggcagatgcatacatttgggcacctttgttgttttatttatttaaatacctttaaaacTAATTGTtgcaacacaaaatgtgtttgaaaattgAATTGTGCTGAAATCCAGCTATGAGAAAGAGTTAATTTGCCAAATGCaagttttctcctctttgcatcttctctaaagagtggcaaaatgggagcctcaaaacaactctcaaatgacctgaaaacaaaaattgttcaacatcatggtttagaggaaggatacaaaaagttttctcatagatttcagctgtcagtttatactgtgaggaacatagtgagggaattgaagaccacagggacagttctagttaaggctcGAAGTGGCTggacaagaaaaatctcagataaacagaggagaaggatgatgagaacagtcatagtcaacccacagaccagctccagaGACCTACAACATTATCTTGCTACAGATGGaatcactgtgcatcgttcaactattcagcgcactttgcatAAGTAGAGGCTGTAAGGGACAGTAATGTAGAAGAagttgcttgaggtatgctaaagcacatttggacaaaccagcttcattttggaataaggtgctgtggactgatgaaactaaaattgagttatttggagagcggtatgcatggcggaaaaagaacacagcattccagcATTCCAGGACAAACAGTTGtccagattcttgagaacaatgttcaagaatcagtaagAAAGATGAAGTTGcgccagggctggatacttcaacaagacaacgaccctaaacactgctcaaattTTACTAcgacattcatgcagaggaacaagtacaacattctggaatgaccATCTCAGTAagcagacctgaatattattgaaaatctgtggtgtggtTTAAAGCAGGtggttcatgctcagaaaccatcaaacctgactgaactggagatgtttagtaaagaagaatggtccaaaataccttcaaccagaacccaaactctcattggaagctataggaagcgtttagagcaggggtgtccaacctttttttttaaccaagatCTACTGTTGAAATTGATGGCATGAGAAGATCTACCAAGTCAAACACAAGGGCCGGGCAATAATTTAAACAAGGAACCCCaatcacaaatgttttttttatttgcacaggtGGAGAATAAGCAGTAAATCCAACAAATGAGGAAATTATAAATGCATCAAAAATCACAAGAATCTCACTAGAATTCAcaccatctctatctctcttagccacatacacacacacaccaaaactaCAGAAAAGAGCAGTCAAGAAAGTTCAGAAAAGGCTGGGCAGTCACAAAACCCAAATctgtataaaaaaacaagtaattccacagattaacacacacacacacatgcacacacacaaattctAGAAGAGATAACTTCAAAGCAGGAAGGAGGAGAAGATAAGTCCAATATTTCAGAATGCTAAACTTCACTGGGCAGTGGCACTGGCAGGGAAACCGGCAGATGGATTTAAATTCAACTGGAAAAAAAATCGGAACATACATTTCTAAGTATTTGGATATGAATATGTGTAATTCAAGATACTCTTCTAACATATTCTTCTAAGTACAGTATATGGATATGAATAGGCCTATGCCTAATTCaagatagaataataataaaaaaaacacttttctaccTTAGTAGGACTTCTGGCACTGGGAGGAGTCAGCTAGCTTCTCATAATCCAGGCAGTAGGAGCTGAGCGCCAGCCTTAAACAGGCTGCGAGGTGGTCATCAGTCAATGTGGTTCTGTACTTCGACTTGATAATTTTCATGTGTGAAAAGGCAGACTCACACAAATATGTTGATCTAAAAAGGGAAGTCATATTCAGTGCACATTGTCTGAGGCTTGGATACTTTTCTTTCAACAGCAGGTTCCAAAACTCGTCACTTATGCCATGTGTTGCTCTTGATTTGATCTCAATATCATTTTGCAGTGTGAGAATTTCATTCTCAACAGCACTGGCGTCCAGGCTGAAGAGTGTGGCTACTTTGGACGTAATGCAATCCACATCAACATTTTCCCCAAATGGAAAGCATAGAAACTGAGCTACGGGCTCAATGGACGCAAAGTCTGTAAACCAGCGCTCAAACTCCGACAGAATGTTTTGGATTTGTTGCTCATAAGGAGCAAGTTCCACACTGTCTTTGCCCTGATGGCGGAGCTCTGCCTCCATGTGCGGAAAGTTTCTTAGATAACACTTTTgcaacctgcttaacagcagccGTAACTTCGTTTTAAAGGCGTTCACTGAACTGATTATGTTGGCAATGTGCTTTCCTTTCCCCTGCAGCTCGAGATACAAGTCATTGATCTTATTGGTGACATCGGTGAGaaaaaaataactcactgagggaactacgttccaaactccgagctgccgaaagacaatggcataaaaaacaaaaacaagcagacctaaaaaactaccaactgctcctggcttccttctcagccaccatcacgactgctaaagctgaattttatcacaataaattcagctccctcacagactcccggaaaatATTTGCTACTTTcaaatcactactgaaccctcctcctccggctacatgccttactgctgaaacacttgcatcattctttactggaaaagtggcagctatcagcaaccagtttactgatgtaacatgtagcagtcctactacatgctctgcagcccggtgtccctccacc
Proteins encoded in this window:
- the LOC125799380 gene encoding zinc finger BED domain-containing protein 5-like gives rise to the protein MSSIHEMQLSRNTITRRCETMSHDIEQQLRNYIDTCLCFSLQFDESTDAVDVAQLCVFIRMVFGDMPAKEELLTILPLKGHTRRSDIFDTFMEFVSKSHLPLFKMTSITTDGAPSMVGRTAGFVALCKLSESFPDFLSYHCIIHQQGLCGKILNMKDVMDVTMKIACSVRARSLQRRLFRAKLEETGADHTDLLLHTDINDLYLELQGKGKHIANIISSVNAFKTKLRLLLSRLQKCYLRNFPHMEAELRHQGKDSVELAPYEQQIQNILSEFERWFTDFASIEPVAQFLCFPFGENVDVDCITSKVATLFSLDASAVENEILTLQNDIEIKSRATHGISDEFWNLLLKEKYPSLRQCALNMTSLFRSTYLCESAFSHMKIIKSKYRTTLTDDHLAACLRLALSSYCLDYEKLADSSQCQKSY